From one Colletotrichum destructivum chromosome 3, complete sequence genomic stretch:
- a CDS encoding Putative ABC1 atypical kinase-like domain, protein kinase-like domain superfamily produces the protein MRFANFVVDLAAVLSASRSVASKHVALRGRQLESFTKASSLTRKSPTAPEYTRDDAAAEPATATSEATEAQTQATTDVSSSQNGPAVQVSHIPHQSPSNFQPSSFDNASGIRPDSGSVLSQLRQLNPSGTPWSDASPLEAKDKKGNAPSEVPVGKRPAVSYGAPISEVFDDVPSGVNINIFHSTRAAKLLGKDEDQTKAKMGNRQKLKPVGLPDFVDFSKPAKITQKTSSSGESSSSLTQEASEESAVRDGVNRKDVSNSQEAVISVAASAEPESKDVPSVEADLGATGDQSTTSAYVLRESKVPATRLSRLWNYGGLAAGMMGGAITESIGRALGGKGEGSVLLSASNMERLVAKLSRMRGAALKMGQMMSFQDTKMLPGPIQEVLQRVQDRADYMPAYQRDKVLAANLGPEWRELFDEFEEKPVAAASIGQVHRATLKEGGRKVAVKIQFPGVADSINSDLDNLGILLTATKLLPKGLYLNKTIDNARLELGWECDYEREAQCLLRYKELLADEPDTFLVPEVHLQACGKNVLTMDWMEGVGVTRVKSFTQEQKDWIGTQILRLCLREITEFKFMQTDPNWTNFLYNAETNRLELLDFGASREYPDEFVTQYVELLAAASRSDREGVKQLSESLGYLTGHESKIMLDAHVKSILTLAEPFLDSAPEVYDFHDQTITERVKALIPVMLRERLAPPPEETYSLHRKLSGAFLLCAKLGSKVKCREMFAESLRKNGLTV, from the coding sequence ATGAGGTTTGCCAATTTTGTTGTCGATTTGGCAGCGGTGCTCAGCGCATCACGCTCCGTTGCATCCAAGCATGTCGCGTTGAGAGGTCGGCAGCTTGAGAGCTTCACCAAGGCATCGAGCTTGACGCGCAAGTCACCGACAGCGCCCGAATATACGCGAGACGATGCCGCGGCAGAACCAGCAACGGCCACATCTGAGGCCACGGAAGCTCAGACGCAGGCTACAACAGATGTTTCTTCGTCGCAAAATGGGCCGGCAGTTCAGGTCAGCCACATCCCACACCAGTCTCCAAGCAACTTTCAGCCTTCAAGCTTCGATAATGCATCCGGTATCCGGCCAGATTCCGGATCTGTTCTATCTCAATTGAGGCAATTGAATCCTTCCGGAACCCCCTGGTCAGATGCGTCGCCGTTGGAAGCAAAGGACAAAAAGGGCAACGCCCCTTCGGAAGTTCCTGTTGGCAAGAGACCTGCGGTTTCGTACGGCGCCCCTATTTCCGAGGTGTTCGACGACGTCCCGTCCGGTGTCAATATCAATATATTTCACAGCACCCGTGCCGCCAAGCTACTGGGCAAGGACGAAGACCAGACGAAGGCCAAAATGGGAAACCGACAGAAGCTCAAGCCTGTTGGCCTCCCTGACTTTGTCGATTTCTCAAAGCCTGCAAAGATCACCCAAAAAACTTCATCTTCGGGAGAATCCAGCTCCAGCCTTACTCAGGAGGCCTCTGAAGAAAGCGCAGTCAGAGATGGCGTCAACAGAAAAGATGTCTCAAATTCCCAGGAAGCTGTGATATCTgtcgccgcctccgcagAACCAGAATCCAAGGATGTGCCGTCCGTTGAGGCCGATCTGGGGGCCACAGGCGACCAATCAACCACGTCAGCATACGTCCTCCGAGAATCGAAGGTGCCGGCCACGCGTTTGAGCAGACTTTGGAACTATGGCGGGCTGGCGGCAGGCATGATGGGGGGTGCCATTACCGAGAGTATCGGTAGGGCATTGGGCGGCAAAGGCGAGGGCTCCGTGCTGCTAAGCGCCAGTAACATGGAGCGACTCGTGGCGAAGCTCTCGAGAATGCGCGGTGCCGCCTTGAAGATGGGCCAGATGATGAGCTTCCAGGACACCAAGATGCTTCCTGGGCCGATCCAGGAGGTTTTGCAGAGGGTACAGGACCGCGCCGACTACATGCCTGCATATCAGAGAGACAAGGTGCTCGCGGCGAACCTAGGGCCGGAATGGCGTGAACTGTTTGATGAGTTTGAGGAGAAACCTGTCGCCGCTGCCTCTATCGGCCAGGTCCACCGAGCCACCCTAAAGGAGGGCGGCCGCAAGGTTGCCGTCAAGATCCAGTTCCCAGGCGTCGCCGACTCCATCAACTCGgacctcgacaacctcggtATCCTTTTGACGGCGACCAAGCTCCTTCCCAAGGGCCTGTACCTGAACAAAACCATCGACAACGCGCGGCTCGAGCTCGGCTGGGAATGCGACTATGAGCGAGAGGCGCAGTGCCTGCTCCGGTACAAAGAGCTGCTCGCAGACGAACCCGACACCTTCCTCGTGCCCGAGGTTCACCTTCAGGCCTGCGGCAAGAACGTTCTGACGATGGACTGGATGGAGGGCGTCGGTGTCACCAGGGTCAAGTCCTTCACCCAGGAGCAGAAGGACTGGATCGGCACCCAGATCCTGCGCCTCTGCCTGCGGGAGATAACCGAGTTCAAGTTCATGCAGACGGATCCCAACTGGACCAACTTCCTATACAACGCGGAGACCAACAggctcgagctcctcgactTTGGCGCCTCAAGGGAGTACCCTGACGAATTCGTCACGCAGtacgtcgagctgctcgcggcggcctcgagatcGGACCGCGAGGGTGTGAAGCAGCTCTCGGAGAGCCTGGGGTACCTCACTGGCCACGAGAGCAAGATCATGTTGGATGCGCACGTGAAATCGATTCTCACACTGGCGGAGCCTTTCCTTGACTCAGCCCCCGAGGTCTACGACTTCCACGACCAGACCATCACCGAGCGTGTCAAGGCTCTCATCCCCGTCATGCTGCGCGAGAGGCTCGCGCCACCGCCCGAGGAGACGTACAGCTTGCACCGCAAGCTAAGCGGAGCCTTTCTGCTCTGCGCGAAACTCGGCAGCAAGGTCAAGTGCCGCGAAATGTTTGCGGAGAGTCTGAGAAAGAACGGGCTCACTGTTTAA
- a CDS encoding Putative rRNA biogenesis protein RRP36 — MLSGKRKQGFSGLQRRVRPRREAEPEIDEHVSSEPEEMDEDGDELSEGDYDDEVDRDNEENESAGSPPPKKSKIDISAVSFGALAKAQASMPASNKRRNAGAETSDSESESDSGPEEVGRKPKYGANLAKRTSKHAPMEQSSKKPVSRRREVIVVPKMEVRDPRFDPLSGPVDEAKARKAYAFLDDYRKDEMRELRGEIKKTKDAGKKEEMKRLLLSMESKIKTRERKQREADVISEHKRKEKELVKQGKQPFYLKKSEQKKRFLMDQFAGMKKKQVDRTIERKRKKVVGRERKELDQLQRRPRE, encoded by the exons ATGTTGTCCGGTAAAAGAAAACAGGGGTTCTCTGGCCTCCAGCGCCGCGTGCGACCTCGGAGGGAGGCGGAACCTGAAATCGATGAGCATGTCAGCAGTGAGCCTGAAGAGATGGATGAGGACGGCGATGAGCTGAGTGAAGGTGACTatgatgatgaggtggaTCGGGACAACGAGGAAAATGAG TCTGCCggatcaccgccaccaaAGAAGTCCAAGATCGACATATCAGCCGTCTCCTTCGGCGCCCTTGCCAAAGCACAAGCCTCCATGCCCGCGTCCAACAAACGGCGCAATGCCGGCGCGGAAACGTCAGACTCGGAATCGGAGTCAGACTCCGGCCCAGAGGAAGTCGGCAGGAAACCCAAGTACGGCGCCAACCTTGCCAAGCGTACGAGCAAGCACGCGCCCATGGAACAGTCGAGCAAGAAACCTGTCTCGCGGCGTCGCGAGGTCATCGTCGTGCCCAAGATGGAGGTGCGCGATCCGCGCTTTGACCCCTTGAGCGGGCCCGTTGACGAGGCAAAGGCCCGCAAGGCGTACGCGTTCCTGGACGACTATCGCAAAGACGAGATGCGGGAGCTACGAGGGGAGAtcaagaagaccaaggacgctggaaagaaggaggagatGAAGCGTCTGCTGCTGTCGATGGAGTCCAAGATCAAGACGCGCGAGCGCAAGCagcgcgaggccgacgtTATTTCGGAGCACAagcgcaaggagaaggagctcgTGAAGCAGGGCAAGCAGCCGTTCTACCTCAAGAAGTcggagcagaagaagaggttCCTGATGGACCAGTTCGCCggcatgaagaagaagcaggtcGACCGGACGATCGAgcggaagaggaagaaggttGTCGGtagagagaggaaggagcTCGACCAGTTGCAGCGGAGGCCGAGAGAATGA
- a CDS encoding Putative FCP1 domain, HAD superfamily protein, with translation MHPSFARIFPRSRHLLQHRFTQTTAAAARRHPGQQRAGLAQSRKSEPERLSLLTLSSASRIYDARIDEMDMSNVQWWAKPAPTMAAPANQQLSNNGFTIPGLGNVSNAADVRFDGPRPRAIPLPKRPVAAGQSTTRKKRPHTPSGAASNSRDKIMAPSAASGGVPDPTPEYLHRASLPSTLLPTPRPILVVMDLNGTLLHRPNRRQATSFVERPHARRFLQYCLDTFHVVVWSSARPGNVQSMCDQLLLGPPGGGAGGGGHADRGSYRRRVLAVWGRDRFGLTEADYQLRVQVYKRLELVWREKNVQAAHPDAAYGGRWDQTNTVLVDDSSEKARSEPYNLLRVPEFFGNANEPGYIVPQVHDYLNALCHQSDVSAYMRENPFEVRKDYKLAPSEQ, from the exons ATGCATCCCTCCTTCGCCAGGATCTTCCCCAGATCTCGACATCTTCTCCAGCATCGCTTTACTCAAACTaccgccgcagccgcgcGCCGACACCCGGGGCAACAACGCGCTGGTCTGGCGCAAAGTCGAAAAAGCGAACCCGAACGTCTCTCTTTGTTAACTCTCTCCAGCGCAAGTCGGATCTACGACGCCAGAAtcgacgagatggacatGTCCAACGTACAATGGTGGGCGAAGCCGGCCCCGACCATGGCTGCCCCCGCGAACCAGCAGCTAAGCAACAACGGCTTCACGATACCAGGCCTTGGTAATGTCTCCAATGCCGCCGATGTACGCTTTGATGGGCCTCGCCCCCGGGCGATCCCCCTACCCAAGCGACCCGTCGCCGCAGGCCAATCTACAACCCGGAAGAAGAGGCCTCACACGCC ATCTGGCGCCGCATCAAACAGCCGCGATAAGATCATGGCTCCCAGCGCCGCGTCCGGCGGCGTCCCCGACCCAACCCCGGAATACCTCCACCGCGCCTCCCTCCCGtcgaccctcctccccacCCCGCGccccatcctcgtcgtcatggACCTCAACGGTACActcctccaccgcccgaACCGGCGCCAGGCGACCTCCTTTGTCGAGCGGCCACACGCCCGGCGCTTTCTGCAGTATTGCCTCGATACTTTCCACGTCGTCGTTTGGTCTTCGGCCCGCCCCGGCAACGTCCAGTCCATGTGCGACCAACTCCTCCTGGGCCcgcctggcggcggcgcgggcggcggcggccacgccGACAGAGGCTCGTACCGCCGCCGTGTCCTCGCCGTCTGGGGTCGCGACCGCTTCGGCCTGACGGAAGCCGACTACCAGCTTCGCGTGCAGGTCTACAAGCGTCTGGAATTAGTCTGGCGTGAGAAGAACGTGCAGGCGGCGCACCCAGACGCGGCATACGGCGGCCGCTGGGACCAGACCAACACCGTGCTGGTCGATGATTCGTCCGAAAAGGCGCGCAGCGAGCCGTATAATCTCCTCCGGGTCCCCGAGTTCTTTGGCAACGCTAACGAGCCGGGCTACATCGTGCCCCAGGTCCACGACTACCTCAACGCCCTGTGCCATCAGTCCGACGTTAGCGCTTACATGCGCGAGAACCCCTTCGAGGTTAGGAAGGACTACAAACTTGCGCCAAGCGAGCAGTGA